The Hymenobacter sp. GOD-10R genome includes a window with the following:
- a CDS encoding AraC family transcriptional regulator — translation MKTVKFHKAECGVEVLLQVGLGHLFPESYLNTEAYNTDFFEILLFKKGRGTVILNQQTIRITDNTIVFISPFQKRQWQLSADHLEFTFLIFQEDFLNDFFADKLFAYRLLYFYQLDYPLSLAASSEQILKYCGLLTEINAELRPMRPDSEHIIRSLLYYLLLSFNRTYAERNQLPLDKAENHYAYHFKRLLELHIKEKQRVSEYADLLGISRVTLNKAVQAQFNVTATHLLKQRLLFEIKNALLHAGKPVTDIAHELHFSEPNHLMRFFKTQTGLTTTEFLAAYQNGSSH, via the coding sequence GTGAAAACCGTTAAATTTCATAAAGCCGAGTGTGGCGTGGAGGTATTGCTCCAGGTAGGGCTAGGTCACCTCTTCCCAGAAAGCTATCTGAACACTGAGGCGTACAATACCGACTTCTTTGAAATCCTGCTCTTCAAAAAGGGCCGCGGCACTGTGATACTAAATCAGCAAACTATCCGCATCACCGATAACACCATCGTTTTTATCTCGCCCTTTCAGAAGAGACAGTGGCAGTTGTCCGCTGATCATCTGGAGTTTACCTTTCTTATTTTTCAGGAAGACTTTCTCAACGACTTCTTTGCCGACAAGCTCTTTGCCTACCGTCTGCTCTATTTCTACCAGCTAGATTACCCTTTGTCCCTCGCAGCGTCCTCGGAGCAGATTCTTAAATACTGCGGTTTGCTGACCGAAATCAATGCTGAGCTGCGGCCCATGCGGCCGGACAGCGAGCATATCATCCGCTCCTTGCTCTACTACCTGTTGCTTTCCTTCAACCGCACCTATGCCGAAAGGAATCAGCTGCCGCTCGACAAGGCCGAGAACCACTATGCTTACCATTTCAAACGCCTGCTGGAGCTACACATCAAAGAAAAGCAGCGGGTGTCCGAATACGCTGATCTGCTAGGTATTAGCCGGGTAACGCTCAACAAAGCGGTACAGGCTCAGTTCAACGTGACGGCGACCCACTTGCTAAAACAACGGCTCTTGTTTGAAATCAAGAACGCCCTGCTGCATGCCGGCAAGCCGGTCACCGACATTGCGCACGAGTTACACTTCTCGGAGCCCAACCACCTCATGCGCTTCTTCAAGACGCAAACGGGGCTGACGACCACGGAATTCTTAGCGGCTTATCAAAATGGTAGTTCCCACTAA
- a CDS encoding helix-turn-helix transcriptional regulator has translation MSYLPTDTSPFFQTATYPPLGAAARQLEVVTMQKARCGMDQFSRHDMFKVMLVLAGQNELHYATRSFVIDRPALVFTNRLIPYAWESAEVAADQQGHICCFSESFLHAAMRGVSLRDSVLYKVDGNPVYYLDAGQLRYFSDAFERMRRDMASDYAHKDELLRNQLSIIIHEAAHLPPAAAQHPPTNAAERITGLFLSLLEIEFPMTGELREPVLRSARDYADRLAVHVNHLNAKVKEVTGRSTTAHINERLLAEAKLLLTHTDWAMADIADRLGFEYTSYFTSFFKKHTATTPLAFRRAPLAVT, from the coding sequence ATGAGCTACCTACCAACGGACACCTCGCCTTTTTTCCAGACCGCGACGTACCCGCCCCTGGGCGCAGCGGCCCGCCAGTTGGAAGTAGTAACCATGCAAAAGGCCCGATGCGGTATGGACCAGTTCAGCCGCCACGACATGTTCAAGGTAATGTTGGTGCTGGCGGGGCAAAATGAGCTGCACTACGCTACCCGCAGCTTCGTCATCGACCGGCCCGCGCTGGTGTTTACCAACCGCCTAATTCCTTACGCCTGGGAATCGGCCGAAGTAGCTGCCGACCAGCAGGGGCACATTTGCTGCTTTTCCGAGTCGTTTTTGCACGCGGCCATGCGCGGCGTGAGCCTGCGCGACTCAGTGCTGTACAAGGTCGATGGCAACCCCGTGTACTACCTCGATGCCGGGCAGCTGCGCTACTTCTCCGACGCCTTCGAGCGCATGCGCCGCGACATGGCCTCGGACTACGCGCACAAAGACGAGCTGCTGCGCAACCAGCTCTCCATCATCATTCACGAAGCTGCCCACCTGCCGCCGGCCGCTGCCCAGCACCCGCCTACCAACGCGGCCGAGCGCATCACGGGGCTGTTTTTGAGCTTGCTGGAAATAGAGTTTCCAATGACGGGGGAGCTGCGCGAGCCGGTGCTGCGCTCGGCCCGCGACTACGCCGACCGCCTAGCCGTGCACGTCAACCACCTCAACGCCAAGGTAAAGGAAGTAACGGGTCGCTCCACCACGGCCCACATCAACGAGCGGCTGCTGGCCGAAGCCAAGCTGCTGCTCACCCACACCGACTGGGCCATGGCCGACATTGCCGACCGCCTCGGCTTCGAGTACACGTCCTACTTTACCAGCTTTTTTAAGAAACACACTGCTACCACGCCGCTGGCGTTTCGCCGCGCGCCTTTGGCCGTGACCTAG
- a CDS encoding NAD(P)-dependent alcohol dehydrogenase, with product MNQTKAYAAQTPDTDLAPWTFEPREVGPHDVQIEILFCGVCHTDLHQIKNEWFPGMFPMVPGHEIVGRVAQVGAHVKNFAVGDLAGVGCLIDSCQHCVPCQEGEEHFCVEGATQTYNNPNRSGNPTYGGYASAIVVREEFVLHVSDKLDLAGVAPLLCAGITTYSPLRHWKVGHGHKLAVVGLGGLGHMAVKFGVAFGADVTVLSTSSAKEQDAKDLGAHHFVVTKDEAQLAAVRGSFDFILDTVAADHDIPLYLSLLKINGTHILLGVPPKPLEIPAFSLIVGRKSIAGSMIGGIAETQEMLNFCAEHNIVSDVEVIDIKDITHAFERMVKGDVRYRFAIDMATL from the coding sequence ATGAACCAGACCAAAGCCTACGCGGCCCAAACTCCCGATACCGACCTCGCCCCCTGGACGTTCGAGCCCCGCGAAGTCGGTCCGCACGACGTGCAGATTGAGATTCTCTTCTGCGGCGTGTGCCACACCGACCTGCACCAGATTAAAAATGAGTGGTTTCCGGGCATGTTCCCGATGGTGCCGGGCCACGAAATTGTGGGCCGTGTGGCCCAGGTCGGCGCCCACGTCAAAAACTTCGCCGTCGGCGACTTGGCCGGCGTCGGCTGCCTGATTGACTCGTGCCAGCACTGCGTGCCTTGCCAGGAAGGTGAGGAGCATTTCTGCGTCGAAGGTGCCACCCAGACCTACAACAACCCCAACCGCAGCGGTAACCCCACCTACGGCGGCTACGCCAGCGCCATCGTGGTGCGCGAGGAGTTTGTGCTGCACGTGAGTGACAAGCTCGACCTAGCGGGGGTGGCCCCGCTGCTGTGCGCCGGCATTACCACCTACTCGCCCCTGCGCCACTGGAAAGTGGGCCATGGCCACAAGCTGGCTGTGGTGGGCCTGGGCGGCCTGGGCCACATGGCCGTCAAGTTTGGCGTGGCCTTCGGGGCTGACGTCACCGTGCTCAGCACCTCGTCCGCCAAAGAGCAGGACGCCAAGGACCTAGGCGCCCATCATTTCGTGGTTACCAAAGACGAGGCCCAACTGGCCGCCGTGCGCGGTAGCTTCGACTTTATTCTCGACACCGTGGCCGCCGACCACGACATTCCGCTGTACCTGTCGCTACTCAAAATTAACGGCACGCACATCCTGCTGGGCGTGCCGCCCAAGCCGCTGGAAATCCCAGCTTTCTCGCTCATCGTCGGTCGCAAAAGCATCGCCGGCTCCATGATTGGCGGCATCGCCGAAACCCAGGAAATGCTGAACTTCTGCGCCGAGCACAACATCGTCTCTGATGTCGAAGTCATCGACATCAAGGATATTACCCACGCCTTCGAGCGTATGGTGAAGGGCGACGTGCGCTACCGCTTCGCCATCGATATGGCCACACTGTAG
- a CDS encoding RagB/SusD family nutrient uptake outer membrane protein produces the protein MHAYNLSTTKVRLVLALGLLLGVATSCEKELLDKQPLTAISDATFWRTANDATLALNGVYDTGAGFTGYNFWAATSMVNLDLMAGNGSEKELIPDQFTDGSLNSAYSFVGAYYTQAYRQITRCNNFLGNIDKVSMDATQKNIMINEVRTLRAYNYFNLALYFGDVPLIQRLLTVDEANSVTRTPKVEVWAFCESELKEAAAVLPPSVPDAQQGHMTAASALAILGRLQLAEKKWADAATSYKKIIDFGAYSIDPRYRELFLNAGELSREVIMSQQYLKDTYNHALLQYLTPETWGGWHQYSPFNELVKEYECTDGLPITQSPLYDRNNPYNNRDPRLDFTVMISGRTTFRGRTYSAVPGTTLPDRLNQYPGVWSGYAIYKFLEDDPAVATTTNDGNNFPLIRYAEVLLGYLEAKLESGSSIDQALLNATINQVRGRQAVRMPAVTTTDPAALRTIIRRERRVEFAFEGLRYFDCLRWGILGAENNRQFTGMKLTNTPATYKDYPVDAEGYYLYKRRNFVVGKNELWPIPQSERDLNKNLTQNPGY, from the coding sequence ATGCATGCATATAATCTTTCTACTACAAAAGTCCGGCTGGTTCTGGCACTTGGCCTGTTGCTAGGTGTGGCGACTAGCTGCGAAAAGGAGTTGCTCGACAAGCAACCGCTCACGGCTATTTCCGACGCCACCTTTTGGCGCACGGCCAATGATGCTACCCTCGCTCTGAACGGGGTATACGACACGGGTGCCGGTTTTACTGGCTATAACTTCTGGGCCGCCACTTCCATGGTAAACCTAGATTTGATGGCCGGCAACGGCTCGGAGAAGGAGTTAATTCCCGACCAGTTTACCGACGGCAGCCTAAACTCGGCCTATAGTTTTGTGGGCGCTTACTACACCCAGGCGTACCGGCAAATCACGCGCTGCAACAACTTCCTCGGCAACATCGACAAAGTGTCGATGGATGCCACGCAGAAAAACATTATGATCAATGAAGTACGAACCCTTCGGGCGTACAACTACTTCAACCTAGCCCTGTACTTCGGCGACGTGCCGCTCATTCAGCGCCTGCTCACCGTCGACGAAGCGAACAGCGTAACGCGTACGCCGAAAGTCGAAGTGTGGGCGTTTTGTGAATCGGAGCTGAAAGAGGCCGCCGCGGTATTACCCCCATCAGTGCCGGATGCTCAGCAAGGCCACATGACGGCGGCCAGCGCCCTCGCTATTCTGGGACGTTTGCAGCTGGCGGAGAAGAAATGGGCCGATGCGGCAACCAGCTACAAGAAGATCATCGATTTTGGAGCTTACAGCATCGACCCACGCTACCGGGAATTGTTCCTGAACGCGGGAGAGCTAAGCCGCGAGGTAATTATGTCGCAGCAGTACCTCAAGGACACCTACAACCACGCCCTGCTCCAGTACCTGACGCCCGAAACGTGGGGCGGCTGGCACCAGTATTCTCCCTTCAATGAGTTGGTAAAGGAATATGAGTGTACCGACGGCTTGCCCATTACCCAATCTCCGCTCTACGACCGGAACAACCCCTATAATAATCGTGACCCGCGGCTCGACTTTACCGTGATGATTTCCGGCCGCACCACGTTCCGGGGCCGCACGTATTCCGCCGTACCCGGTACCACCTTGCCCGACCGACTCAACCAATACCCCGGCGTGTGGAGTGGCTACGCCATCTACAAGTTTTTGGAAGATGACCCCGCCGTGGCTACCACCACAAACGACGGCAACAACTTTCCTTTGATTCGGTACGCTGAAGTGTTGCTAGGTTACCTAGAAGCTAAGCTAGAGTCGGGGAGTAGCATCGATCAGGCCCTGCTCAATGCGACCATCAACCAAGTACGGGGCCGGCAGGCCGTGCGCATGCCCGCCGTCACGACAACTGACCCCGCAGCGCTCAGAACCATCATTCGTCGGGAGCGGCGCGTGGAATTTGCCTTCGAAGGGCTACGCTATTTCGATTGCTTGCGCTGGGGCATCCTAGGTGCCGAAAACAACCGGCAGTTCACGGGCATGAAGCTTACCAATACGCCCGCCACTTACAAAGACTATCCGGTAGACGCGGAGGGGTACTACCTCTACAAGAGAAGAAACTTTGTGGTCGGCAAAAATGAGTTGTGGCCCATTCCGCAGTCGGAGCGCGACCTAAACAAAAACCTGACGCAAAACCCTGGCTACTAG
- a CDS encoding MBL fold metallo-hydrolase, whose amino-acid sequence MKKILLAVALSLSTTLSFAQHKPTTKPSIRLIRNATLVVEYAGQKILVDPMLSTKGTIESWGGVERNPTVELRMPVAEIIQNLDLVVVTHTHADHFDEAASKALDKSIELINQPADQEFFQKQGFTHAQTLVDGREWHGIQIHRLEAEHGSGEVLKMMGKTSGFVLQAKNQPTVYIVGDAIWTDKIKQNIAQYKPDYIIVNSGGARIAGFENTPIIMDEEQTMALLAASGKAKVIAVHMDALDHCRTSRASLRKKADAQHISPKKLLIPQDGETVGL is encoded by the coding sequence ATGAAAAAAATTCTGTTAGCCGTCGCGCTTTCCCTGTCCACTACCCTCTCCTTTGCCCAGCACAAGCCCACCACCAAACCTAGCATCCGTCTGATTCGCAACGCCACCCTGGTGGTGGAATATGCTGGCCAAAAAATCCTGGTGGACCCCATGCTCTCTACGAAGGGCACGATTGAGTCGTGGGGCGGCGTCGAGCGCAACCCCACGGTGGAGCTGAGGATGCCGGTAGCGGAGATTATCCAGAACCTAGACTTAGTTGTGGTCACGCACACCCACGCCGACCACTTCGATGAGGCTGCCAGCAAGGCGCTGGACAAGTCAATTGAGCTGATTAACCAGCCGGCCGACCAGGAGTTCTTTCAAAAACAAGGCTTCACTCACGCCCAGACCTTAGTCGACGGGCGGGAGTGGCACGGCATTCAAATTCACCGCCTCGAAGCTGAGCACGGTAGCGGCGAAGTGCTGAAGATGATGGGCAAGACCTCGGGCTTCGTGTTGCAGGCAAAAAACCAGCCCACAGTCTACATCGTCGGTGACGCCATCTGGACGGATAAGATTAAGCAGAATATTGCTCAGTACAAGCCGGATTACATCATCGTCAACTCGGGTGGGGCGCGGATTGCCGGGTTCGAAAACACGCCCATTATCATGGACGAGGAGCAAACGATGGCCTTACTGGCGGCCAGTGGGAAAGCCAAAGTCATTGCGGTGCATATGGATGCGCTGGACCATTGCCGCACGTCGCGGGCTTCGCTACGCAAAAAGGCGGATGCCCAGCACATCAGCCCTAAAAAGCTGCTCATTCCGCAGGACGGTGAAACGGTTGGGCTGTAA
- a CDS encoding alpha-L-fucosidase, whose translation MMNRRTLLKNLALAAPAAWLPSVVAGLNWSPLAPAASPFQPTWDSLAQYQTPEWYRDAKFGLWAHWGPQCQPERGDWYARGMYQEGSDQYKYHVEKYGHPSKFGFKDVINEWKAEQWNPDELLALYKKAGAKYFVCLANHHDNFDLYNSSHQPWNSTRLGPKKDLVGGWAKAAKKQGLRFGVSVHAAHTWSWLETAQRADKAGPLAGVPYDGKITAAAGQGTWWQGYDPQALYAQNHPLSENSQDNSMIHRQWDWGNGVTPPSKEYCDKFYNRTVELLDKYEPDVVYFDDTALPLWPVNDAGLRIAAHMYNTSAQRHGGRNEAVILGKILTLEQRKCLVWDIERGQSNQIEPLPWQTCTCIGQWHYDRRIYNNHGYKSAKTVIHTLVDVVSKNGNLLLSVPVRGNGSIDDQERAIVEGIAAWMQVNGESIYGTRPWKIFGEGPAQEGAAALSAQGFNEGKGKPFGAEDIRYVTKGKIIYATALGWPTNGRLLLKSLAAGGPHYASKVKQIELLGVPGKLKFEHTKDGLTVVLPAQKPNDIAYALKIMPA comes from the coding sequence ATGATGAATAGAAGAACCTTGCTTAAGAATCTGGCGCTGGCAGCACCGGCAGCTTGGCTGCCTAGCGTAGTAGCGGGCCTCAACTGGAGCCCGCTAGCCCCGGCAGCAAGCCCCTTTCAGCCCACCTGGGATTCGCTGGCCCAGTATCAAACACCTGAGTGGTACCGCGACGCTAAGTTTGGCCTGTGGGCGCACTGGGGGCCGCAGTGCCAGCCTGAGCGCGGCGACTGGTACGCCCGCGGTATGTACCAAGAGGGCTCGGACCAGTACAAGTACCATGTCGAGAAGTACGGCCACCCCTCCAAATTCGGCTTCAAAGACGTGATAAATGAGTGGAAGGCCGAGCAGTGGAACCCCGATGAGCTGCTAGCTCTCTACAAAAAAGCCGGCGCCAAGTACTTCGTGTGCCTAGCCAACCATCACGACAACTTCGACCTTTACAACAGCAGCCATCAGCCCTGGAACTCCACCCGCCTGGGGCCTAAGAAAGACTTGGTGGGCGGCTGGGCCAAAGCGGCCAAAAAGCAAGGATTGCGCTTCGGGGTGAGCGTGCACGCTGCCCACACCTGGAGCTGGTTGGAAACGGCCCAGCGCGCCGACAAAGCCGGACCCTTAGCCGGCGTACCCTACGACGGCAAAATCACCGCCGCTGCCGGCCAGGGCACCTGGTGGCAGGGCTACGACCCACAGGCCCTCTACGCCCAAAACCACCCCTTGAGCGAAAACAGCCAAGACAACAGCATGATCCACCGGCAATGGGACTGGGGCAACGGTGTGACGCCACCTAGCAAGGAGTATTGCGACAAGTTCTATAACCGCACCGTCGAGCTGCTGGATAAGTACGAGCCCGACGTCGTGTATTTCGACGATACAGCCCTGCCGCTGTGGCCCGTGAACGACGCCGGTTTGCGCATCGCGGCGCACATGTACAACACCAGCGCCCAGCGCCACGGCGGGCGCAACGAGGCCGTTATCCTGGGTAAAATCCTGACTCTGGAGCAGCGCAAGTGCCTAGTCTGGGACATCGAACGCGGCCAAAGCAACCAGATTGAGCCCCTGCCCTGGCAAACCTGCACCTGCATCGGGCAGTGGCACTACGACCGGCGCATCTACAATAACCACGGCTACAAAAGCGCCAAAACCGTCATCCATACCCTCGTCGATGTGGTGAGCAAAAACGGCAACTTGCTGCTGAGCGTGCCCGTGCGCGGCAACGGCAGCATCGACGACCAGGAGCGCGCCATCGTGGAGGGCATCGCCGCCTGGATGCAGGTGAACGGCGAGAGTATCTACGGCACCCGCCCCTGGAAAATCTTCGGCGAAGGTCCGGCCCAGGAAGGCGCCGCTGCCCTCAGCGCCCAGGGTTTCAACGAAGGCAAAGGCAAGCCTTTTGGAGCTGAGGACATCCGCTACGTCACCAAGGGTAAAATCATCTATGCCACTGCGCTAGGCTGGCCCACCAATGGTCGTCTGCTGCTCAAGTCGCTGGCGGCGGGCGGACCGCACTACGCTAGCAAGGTCAAGCAAATAGAGCTTTTGGGTGTGCCAGGCAAACTCAAGTTTGAGCACACTAAAGATGGGCTGACTGTGGTGCTACCTGCCCAAAAGCCCAACGATATTGCCTACGCGCTGAAAATTATGCCGGCCTAG
- a CDS encoding Cof-type HAD-IIB family hydrolase: MLTNILSAEAETHSPIKAVFFDLDGTLVSFQTHAVPLSAERALARLQEQGIKVLAATGRSIDALAPVRYLNFDGFITYNGGCCVTADGHVLRRHTLDSGDVQRLLDYAVHQPLNYVLMYENSVAVNRTTPEMEAMYTRLNLPVPPVVERAKTELTQVLQANVFLGPEAEHAFMEQVMPNSVATRWTPLFADVNPQGISKKVGVDVFCEHFGLDVSETMSFGDGGNDVTMLQYTGLSVAMGNAAPHVQDSADYVTAETDHDGIAQALTHFGLL, translated from the coding sequence ATGCTAACAAATATATTATCCGCTGAGGCGGAGACCCACTCACCGATTAAGGCTGTTTTCTTTGACCTAGATGGCACTTTAGTCAGTTTCCAAACGCACGCCGTCCCACTTTCCGCCGAGCGGGCGCTTGCGCGCCTGCAGGAACAAGGCATCAAGGTTTTGGCAGCTACAGGGCGTTCCATCGACGCCCTAGCCCCCGTGCGCTACCTGAACTTCGATGGCTTCATCACCTACAACGGGGGGTGCTGCGTGACGGCAGACGGCCATGTGCTGCGGCGCCACACCTTAGATTCTGGGGACGTACAGCGTTTACTGGACTATGCAGTGCACCAGCCCCTTAACTACGTGCTGATGTATGAGAACAGCGTAGCCGTCAACCGCACGACCCCAGAGATGGAGGCTATGTACACCCGTCTGAACTTGCCCGTGCCACCTGTGGTGGAGCGAGCCAAAACGGAGCTCACGCAGGTATTGCAGGCCAACGTCTTCCTAGGTCCGGAAGCGGAGCACGCGTTCATGGAACAGGTGATGCCGAACTCGGTGGCTACCCGGTGGACGCCGCTGTTTGCCGACGTCAACCCACAGGGCATTAGCAAGAAAGTCGGAGTCGACGTGTTCTGCGAGCACTTCGGCCTAGATGTATCCGAAACCATGTCGTTTGGCGACGGCGGCAATGATGTGACCATGTTGCAGTACACGGGCCTAAGCGTCGCCATGGGCAATGCCGCGCCGCACGTGCAGGACAGCGCCGATTATGTCACGGCGGAGACTGACCACGATGGGATTGCACAAGCTTTAACCCACTTTGGCCTTCTGTAA
- a CDS encoding DinB family protein gives MTKRTFHIQFGTSADHSLDYLLGMLADVRVTTVQTLQHLSVQELDWQYKEGWNTIGALLAHITALEHYFRIEFVEGRKLTEAETQHWEPALDMGTYLPQLITGQPWDAYQAGLTASRQLLLQALQNLTFKDFTKRLEGYDADTGCNLAWVLFHMLEDEIYHRGQISIIRKLYKEHQG, from the coding sequence ATGACCAAGAGAACTTTCCACATTCAATTTGGCACTTCTGCCGACCACTCGCTAGACTATCTGCTTGGAATGCTAGCGGATGTCCGAGTGACAACTGTGCAAACGCTGCAGCACCTGTCGGTTCAGGAACTAGATTGGCAGTATAAAGAGGGCTGGAACACGATTGGCGCCCTGCTGGCGCATATCACGGCGCTGGAGCATTACTTCCGCATCGAATTTGTAGAAGGCAGAAAGCTAACGGAGGCGGAAACCCAACACTGGGAGCCCGCTTTGGACATGGGCACCTATCTTCCTCAGCTCATTACCGGCCAACCATGGGACGCTTACCAAGCCGGCTTGACAGCCTCCAGGCAGTTGCTCCTACAGGCGTTGCAGAACCTGACGTTCAAAGACTTTACAAAACGACTCGAGGGCTATGATGCGGACACCGGGTGCAACTTGGCTTGGGTTCTATTTCACATGCTTGAAGACGAAATCTACCACCGGGGCCAGATCAGTATTATCCGCAAGCTCTACAAAGAACACCAGGGCTAG